One Anoplopoma fimbria isolate UVic2021 breed Golden Eagle Sablefish chromosome 2, Afim_UVic_2022, whole genome shotgun sequence DNA window includes the following coding sequences:
- the slc7a6os gene encoding probable RNA polymerase II nuclear localization protein SLC7A6OS, which yields MDPNTTILRVKRKRGTDPADALLLACKRIRPETSQVSGDPVPEPSEAQVENSVFKLVATVATQDAPVQTQVRQALARPRLAHALRPSAASSQRISGDLRSSKWSTRREERYRILSSHRAGLAAPAEQPSLDTDASESAGESGEEKDTCLGLGAFQVVDLVHEDVEDKDKNKTVSSDPEMILCNSTKMLRERLSITGERQGEQHREQEDDYVYDLYYQETVTPGWIQDILSVRAYADEGELVPDLVVHEEEVYEDDDDENEEGNWRNDYPDEESDADSDREERYAGYLEEEHSYSRRSWGLYQTEVLHELGPRGDADNDDEDDDGDKYNSD from the exons ATGGACCCGAACACGACGATCCTGCGGGTCAAGAGGAAACGCGGGACCGACCCCGCGGACGCGCTGCTGCTCGCCTGTAAACGCATCCGGCCGGAGACGTCGCAGGTCTCGGGCGACCCGGTGCCGGAGCCCAGCGAGGCCCAGGTGGAAAACTCTGTCTTCAAACTCGTGGCGACTGTGGCGACTCAG gaTGCTCCGGTGCAGACCCAGGTGCGACAGGCTCTGGCTCGGCCTCGCTTGGCCCACGCACTGCGCCCCTCTGCGGCCAGTTCTCAGCGGATCTCGGGGGACCTGCGCAGCAGCAAGTGGAGCACCCGACGGGAGGAGCGCTACAGGATACTGTCCAGCCACCGTGCAGGCCTGGCGGCCCCGGCCGAGCAGCCCAGCCTGGACACAGACGCCTCAGAGAGCGCAGGGGAATCCGGGGAAGAGAAGGACACATGTCTGGGTCTTGGAGCATTCCAGGTGGTTGATCTCGTCCATGAGGATGTAGAGGACAAGGACAAAAACAAG aCGGTGTCCTCAGACCCGGAAATGATCCTGTGCAACAGCACCAAGATGCTGCGGGAGCGCCTGAGCATAACCGGAGAGAGGCAGGGGGAGCAGCACCGGGAGCAGGAAGATGACTACGTCTACGAC CTTTACTATCAGGAGACGGTCACGCCCGGCTGGATCCAGGATATCCTGTCCGTCAGGGCCTATGCCGACGAGGGAGAACtg GTGCCGGACCTTGTGGTTCATGAAGAGGAGGTTTAtgaagacgatgatgatgaGAACGAGGAAGGCAACTGGAGGAATGACTACCCTGATGAGGAGAGTGATGCAGACAGCGATAGAGAGGAGCGCTACGCTG GTTACTTGGAGGAGGAGCACTCGTACAGCCGGAGGAGCTGGGGCCTCTACCAGACAGAAGTGCTGCATGAGCTGGGCCCCCGCGGGGACGCTGACAATGATGACGAGGATGATGACGGAGACAAATACAATTCCGATTGA